A segment of the Lycium ferocissimum isolate CSIRO_LF1 chromosome 5, AGI_CSIRO_Lferr_CH_V1, whole genome shotgun sequence genome:
GAAGAACATGTCATTTTTTTCTCCCGTAATTTCTACCGTTAAAGTGATTTTACCTCGGCTCGAACTTTGTATAAGTAGTAGAATCTCAAATTTAAACTTATATTAAGTTTAGATtctaaggggtcatttggtacgCGGATTAAATTATCGCGAAATTATAATCCTGGGACTATTTTATCCCATCTGggaggtgggataaaataatctcaagtttgatgggataaggtgggatatctcAAAATTAAATTTGGGTTTCATTTATACTccgtttggtagaaggtataaatttatctacCAAATAAAGTATAGAATTAATCTCACCTTATCCCGCTTACCGAACGACCCTTAAATCCGCTTTTGAACCTCGTAAATTTAATTTAAGATCGTAAACTAAAAAGAAGAGACTAATTTGAGTCCTTGTGTACTTTTATAGGTAATAACGTGAAATTTAAAAGCTGCGACTGTAAGCAAAGTATCTTTGGGAGTGTACTAAAATTTCTTTTGGTAGCGTAGTTGTCAATTAATGACATTTTAACTAACAACATTCTTGATAATTGAAAACTTTTTTGTCCCTTCTCATGAGCATTAATCTACTTGTCCCTATGCTTCGAAGAATGTTGACTTTTATAATATCCGCATAAAAATGTTGTAGGACTTCATAATGTCAAGGCAAATCTCATGTGTTGTCCTATAAATTGAAGTAACTTCAAATCTTAAACTAGAGCTTAGCTCGAGGTCACCTATAAAGTTTAGGCTATATAAATAACTTTTTCAAAGAGCGTGCAAATTCACGAGGCCTATTTATATCTCCCATGTATGtaataaaaatatgtaaatatttaCTCTTGCCATAAACTTCACAAGGTCTTATCTAATCGACCTGTAAAAAGGACAATAAAATGGAAGGAAAAATTCTGAAGGTATTCCAAGTTTTACGTACTAGAACTCTATTTTTGTTGCATTGATCTCATTAAGAActattttttgtcattttgtatTACCTTCAACTAAAATTTGTACATAAGAGGCATATGGTGCAAATTTGAATGTGAAAGTCGCTGGCACGCCAACATCCTGCTTATGATAATGCCCAAGTGATGGCCCGGGTCGGAGTTATAATCGAACTTGACGTCTGCTTCACCAATTGGTTAAGAAATAAAGTTGCATCTTGCTATAACTTATAACATAATGATAAATACTTGATCCTAACAAATAATATCATGATGCGATTCCTCTGAACAACATGTTGCGTATGGCAGATGCTAAGAGGGGAATTGTTGGGTAGCACCAACAAAAATCCGATGATTGCTTTGTTGGATAAAATGTTAGTGCAAAACTATACGATGTATATcgacatttttcattttctatcACTTAAAAGATTATTTAACCTGCAAACATGTTAACGGACGTAAACTTACAAAATAGAGCTTAATTTCTATTTATTGACAAAATTATATTGTATGCATCTAAATAATAACCTggtaaaaatgataaataatggAGTATATTTTATAGATAAAACTTCACTAAAATAGTGTAGAATAATCTTTACATTATCAGTACACATAAATTAAATCCTTAGTACGAGGGATAAGAGATAAATAACTCCGaaattatatttgagatgagtttatccCACGTTTAGTTGGGATAAAATCGCGATATAACTAATCCCGGCATTGTAATGTTATTTTATTCACGTAGAAGGGTGGATAACTAATCCTAGGGGTCAGGATAAGTAATACTGAGATAACTTGTTTCCCAACCAAGCGATCCCTAAAAGTATATCACTAAATTGCGGAAATCCGATAGAGgcatttctattatatataagtgtgaagATGGGACGaacacaactacatatattGTGCATATCACTAAATTGCTAGAAATTTGATAGAGGCATTTAAGAAATACTACTGTTTGCCACCAAAAATGAAgttatttctcatttctttatacactttattttattcttacaaAAATTTATCCCGACAAGATTCATTCGAATTTTCGACCGTTGGGGCCCGTTGTTAGGACAGTGATAACCGTTGatgttaaaataaaaatagactttATTGGTTCCTGTTAATTTAAAAAAACTTgtgattataaaaaaatatttgaattgtctACTTTCTAAATATCATCATCACCTTCAATTTTAACCAATCAACAAAAACCTTTGATATTGTGTggcttttcttcattttaaaaTTGCAATTGTGTGGATTTATTATTACgtcccatttttttaaatttaaacttcctttttatatattattttattttttcatttaggCAATTTCTGTCTGAACAAaatccacccccaccccccaccccacccttttttaaaaaaccttTCATCATCATCAGTCATCACCTTCAAAACCTCAACAAAAACCAAATGCAAATCCTTGTCTGAACAAAATCCACCCCCCACCCACGCCCATAACCCCCTACCCCAATGGGTTGTGTATCATCCAAACTCTTCAAAAATGAAttcaaacaagaaaataattacaCTAACCATGTTGTTTCTTTAACTTCAAGCACTTATGGTGCATTGAATCTTGAAAAAGATTGCAATTTTACGCGAAACTCGCTTCCTTTGATCAAAGAATGTGTTAAGGAAATCAAGAAATCGCCGCCCCGTGAAGAATCTCATGAAGTTATTAATACTTGGGAGCTAATGGAAGGTCTTGATGAAGAAGTAGTTGTTCAAAATTCCAAGATTAGCCCGAAATCTCGGGTTTTTCTTCGTGGATTTGGCGATATTGATGCTCGTAGCCCgttgaaattcttgaatcaaatgAGCTCACCGcgaaaatttaagaaatttggAGGTAAAGAGAACAATAAAGGAGGGGCTAATGGGGCTAATGGAGTTAATGGGGTTGATTTTACCCCTAAAAATGTATTGAAAATGTCACCGAGATTGAATTTTTCGAAGAAGGGAAGCCCGAATGAGGTGAAATGTGCTAGCTTGAGCCCGAACGGGCTGAAATCTGTTGTGGTTTCAACGAGGAGGAGGAGTTTAAGCCCGTTATTCGATCCACAGCTC
Coding sequences within it:
- the LOC132057483 gene encoding uncharacterized protein At3g28850, encoding MGCVSSKLFKNEFKQENNYTNHVVSLTSSTYGALNLEKDCNFTRNSLPLIKECVKEIKKSPPREESHEVINTWELMEGLDEEVVVQNSKISPKSRVFLRGFGDIDARSPLKFLNQMSSPRKFKKFGGKENNKGGANGANGVNGVDFTPKNVLKMSPRLNFSKKGSPNEVKCASLSPNGLKSVVVSTRRRSLSPLFDPQLVEAFEKELSEEEEQIKKMVFSTPISRKARNSQEAETMLELFEKKCPPGGENSVVIYTTTLRGIRKTFEDCNTARVILESSNIQVFERDISMHSGFKEELRGLMGKKEVKVPLVFVKGRLIGGADEMLKLEEEGKLGILLDGIPRAGSTCDGCAGVRFVMCMDCNGSRKMLAKDGKSTVKCGECNENGLIQCPICC